A region from the Benincasa hispida cultivar B227 chromosome 8, ASM972705v1, whole genome shotgun sequence genome encodes:
- the LOC120082940 gene encoding AAA-ATPase At3g28580-like, with amino-acid sequence MFLLFSSLNNTSSSAQGQLHHNTTTGMWMGAASMAGSWVAAGPTIASFMFVWAMIQQYCPQAVLRFFKKYWRRLMNYFHPYIQISVHEFAGERLKRSEAFIAIESYLSKNSSNTAKRLKAEIGKDSTNLVFSMDDHEKVTDEFQGVKVWWVLNRTGSTTNSDNSYPNPDRRYYTLTFHKKHRGLITEPYLKYVLSEGKEIRVRNRQRKLYTNGSGGRWSYSHTMWSHIVFQHPATFDTIAMESEKKQEIIDDLMTFTCSKDFYARIGKAWKRGYLLYGPPGTGKSTMIAAMANLLNYDIYDLELTAVKNNTELRKLLIETTSKSIIVIEDIDCSLDLTGQRKKKEENSKDDEKEKPSKESSNKEDESSSKVTLSGLLNFIDGIWSACGGERLIVFTTNYVEKLDPALIRTGRMDKHIELSYCRFESFLVLAKNYLNLETHPLFDQIKELIEDVEITPADVAENLMPKSPKDDLEKRIHKLIHTLKRAKEAAIVKESQEVNTTESTPTNVQSQTEDSSSS; translated from the coding sequence ATGTTTCTCCTCTTCAGTAGTCTAAACAACACAAGCAGCTCAGCTCAGGGGCAGCTTCACCACAACACAACTACAGGGATGTGGATGGGGGCAGCTTCAATGGCGGGTTCATGGGTAGCTGCTGGTCCAACGATTGCAAGCTTCATGTTTGTTTGGGCTATGATTCAACAATATTGCCCACAAGCAGTTCTTCGTTTCTTTAAAAAGTACTGGCGTAGACTCATGAATTACTTCCATCCTTACATACAGATCTCAGTCCATGAATTTGCTGGTGAACGCCTCAAACGCAGTGAAGCTTTCATTGCTATTGAATCATATCTCAGCAAGAATTCATCCAACACTGCTAAACGACTCAAGGCTGAGATAGGGAAAGATAGCACCAATTTGGTGTTCAGTATGGATGATCATGAAAAGGTGACTGACGAATTTCAAGGAGTGAAagtatggtgggttttaaacagAACAGGTTCAACCACAAATTCTGATAATTCCTATCCTAATCCTGATAGGAGATACTACACACTCACTTTCCACAAGAAGCACAGAGGTTTGATTACAGAACCATATTTGAAGTATGTGTTGAGTGAAGGGAAAGAAATTAGGGTAAGAAACAGGCAAAGGAAGCTCTACACAAACGGTTCTGGTGGAAGATGGAGTTACAGCCATACTATGTGGAGTCATATAGTATTTCAGCACCCTGCAACATTTGACACAATAGCAATGGAATCAGAGAAAAAGCAGGAGATCATTGATGATTTGATGACCTTCACTTGCAGTAAGGATTTTTATGCTCGAATTGGGAAGGCATGGAAACGCGGCTATCTTCTATACGGTCCACCGGGAACAGGGAAGTCAACTATGATTGCTGCAATGGCCAATCTACTGAACTATGACATCTATGACTTGGAACTCACTGCAGTGAAAAACAACACGGAGCTTAGGAAGCTTTTAATTGAGACGACAAGTAAATCAATAATAGTGATTGAGGACATCGATTGCTCGCTCGATTTAACAGggcagaggaagaagaaagaagaaaattccAAGGATGATGAGAAAGAAAAACCCTCCAAGGAATCTTCCAACAAAGAAGATGAGAGCAGCAGTAAAGTTACACTCTCAGGATTGTTGAACTTCATTGATGGAATATGGTCAGCCTGTGGTGGGGAAAGACTTATCGTTTTCACCACCAATTATGTGGAGAAGCTTGATCCAGCCCTTATCAGAACTGGTCGGATGGATAAACATATTGAGCTTTCTTATTGCAGATTTGAGTCGTTCCTTGTGCTGGCGAAAAATTACTTGAATCTTGAAACTCATCCGCTATTTGATCAAATCAAAGAACTGATTGAAGATGTCGAAATCACACCTGCTGATGTTGCAGAGAACCTCATGCCCAAGTCTCCAAAAGATGACCTTGAGAAACGTATTCACAAATTAATTCATACTCTGAAAAGGGCAAAAGAAGCAGCAATCGTTAAGGAATCTCAAGAAGTAAATACAACGGAATCAACCCCAACTAATGTTCAGTCACAAACTGAAGACTCGTCTTCAAGTTGA